The genomic DNA CAAGTCGGTGTGGGTGCGAGATTGCGACAGGAGCCGATGGCACACATTTTAAACAGTGCCTGCTCATCAAAGCACAAACCATCCGATGACTGCGAATACGTTGATGTCGGTGACTGATGCCGCGAATGGCAGCAACATGCAGGCGCGCACAATAAGCGGAGACGCGTGGTGCGGCAGGAGTTCTCATGCGTGTGCGTAATTGGGTTAAAATATCACAAGcgcgttttgtttttccattttagttttttttaaggtgataCTCACGAATCCATAACCCCTGGACTTGCCGGTCTGTCTGTCGGTGATGACCACCGCTTCTTCAATCTCACCGAACACCTCGAAATATTTCCTGAGACTTGAATCCGTGGTGTGGTAGGGAAGACCCCCGACAAAAATCTTCGTGTAGGTCGTGTCCTTTTGCGTGGTGTGCATCGTTAGTGcaaagaaaatgacaataaatataGGAAcagttacacaaaaaaaaaaaagaaatagtgcAATGTCTCCTTATCAATAAGACTTTGGCtcaagaaagaaatgaaagagagagagagagagagagagagagagagagagagatcagctggctctgtaacttttatcagaagagaaaaaacgATACAAAAAGTAGACAAAACTGAAGCCTGGAGGTAGATTTATCTTCCGACAGTCAAGAGGAGAGTTAAATGGAGCGGATTGTCCCAAAGAGACCATCAGGTGTTTCCAGCTCTTCTCGGTAACTCTGCTGTCTAACTGAATGGCTTTGGGACCCATTCCTAAAAGCGCTGCTCCTAACTCCACCCAACTCTCTAGTCCATCTCTGCCCGCCCACCAGCGCGCACAAACAGCTGGGAAGCTGTGTGTGGAACACTGGAGCTCCTTCACAAAGGGAGGggacccccccccacagatCTTTCTTTACTAGAATCACGTTTAATTCCCCATCAGAGACAAACCTGATTCCACTGATGATGTGTTGGAGACTGAGGGGAGCAGAGaccttcgggggggggggggtgcagtgtgcttcatgtgaaaaataatcagGGAATGTTTGTGTGACTTCCACCGACCATATATAgcctataaataaataactgatgTTTATAGTCTTTTCTCTCGTTGGTGAGCTAGGTTCAAGCGTGGACTGTGGAAAAGGGGTCCGTCCTGTCTCTCTAAAAGCCTGCATGGATTAGGCCTCCTGTATAAACAGCCGGTCAGGGGCTGGACGCAGCCCGGGGACAGAcacattacagcagcagcagtgagcagacagacaggtgcagCATGGAGACTCTGCTGGACGGATCAGCCTTCACTCGTGGGGGGTTGATAGCGTAATGCCTAAACCTTGGATTTCCTATACATCATAAAGGTTGTAAGATCAGGGACTCCACTGTGTCCCCTGATATGAACCTATACAACAGGTTTGGAAAATCATATCTGAGAACTTCAGACTGGTTCTATTTTACATTTCCTTGAAGGTCCCTGAGTTGAAAACCTGTTGATTCAACCCTAACTTTAACACAAAGAAATGGGaggattattatgattattaggATTGGGTAAAGATCATGTAAAACCAGCCACAGATTACTTCAACCGGTCTGTGAACAATGAATGATTAAAATTGAACTTGCGATGTTTGGCCTCCTCGGTGCTGGCCTGACTGCTGGATCCCTGGATCTCTCTCTGAGCGGCCAGGATAAGTAATTCACCTCCAGTAATGTGAGAGGGAACCCTGCTGTTAATCATTCATGGCGGCTTCGCTTCTGTGAGCGCACTGGCCTACATTAATCCTGTCACTGTGTGCAACACCATGAGTTGGCACACTCGCAGTGGGACCATAATTGATTATGTGTCATTTGACACACCATATACCAATGCTCTGTTTTTATCTGTTCTGATATCTTCTCtgtaggttaaaaaaacaaaaactaccgAAATCTGTATTCTTAAAGGAAAGACACAATGTACCCGAACTGAATGTGAATTGTCGCTGCAGAACTCCAGATTACAATGAGATGCAACCTGATAGTGCTTTGTCCTGCAGAGTCTCTGTTCACTCACTATTTTATTAATGCAGCCACACGCCCGTTAAAGTCTGACCGGAGTCGTGAAGGGGGGACAGAGATCAACTTACCCAGGCTCTACAATGGGGATCCGGTCGGGTTGCATCCcctgttgtctcttctcatGAGCAACATTGTCTGAATCCtcttatattcttttttttttttaacagttactGCCTTTGGcatatttaaaactttaattAGATGTTCTGTCCCAATGATCTTTAGAAGTATGCAAATTGATAAACTCCACATTACATGTGCAGGGAATGTGTCAGCAAATCATCACCACAAAGACCGTAACACGATAAATGTGGCTCCCATGTCAGCTGGTCCTGTTTCTCaatgaattcaaacattttgcATGTTGAAATATCAAACGTAGGCTTTTTCCAGTGTAATCAAGACAAAGGGTGTAGTGCTTTTTGGCCAGTTGGCTTTAGCACAAGTCAGGCAGAGAAAAGatagaggtcaaaggtcaccgcGACAGCTGAATACCCACAGCACAGTCCCACCTAGGTTGCACTCCCCCAACCTCTTTCCGaaaaaacctgcaaaaacaatacaaaaactCATCTAAAATTTAAACTTTACTCTTGTTAATGAGCTGAATTGATAacgttttacatttttggatgCTAACATAccactgagcacacacacatcgttcttccacacaaacaaacactctgaTTAACAAAAGAGGAGCTTTTATTGATCATCGACAACATCGGCttatagacattttttaaaaggaacatCCTCATCTTGTCACCAAAACCTCCAGAAGGGGTTCACAGACCTCAGGTGGATAACACAATGTAAACCCACTGAAACAGCGCCATCTTGTGCCCAACAGAACACCTCACCCTTTATATGCAAAATTAGACAAATGCAATTCAGAACAAATATCCGTTTGGTGTGTTGGCGAGAACATTAAGTcttgattatattcattaaatCATTCACTCAGTTAAATTACTTTGATTTGGAAAGAAAACCCTCACATTGATATTAATAAAATGTGTGCTTCCCTAATTTTAACTGTCTGATGACAGCTTAAATGTATCAGGCCTCTCAACTGTGCAAAAGGAATAATTTTAGCttcctttcatttctctctctcttactgcTGATTAATGGCTCGTCTCTGTAataatcctaaatttctcctctttgtcttctgcATGTTGGAAGCTCGGATCACTCTCCAGCTCCCCTGAGGCAGTGAGGAGCGGCCCCGACTGGACCTCATCCCCCTTGCTCAACTCcacctcatccccctcctcatcatcatccccgTCCTCACCGTTCTCTCCACTTGTTCGTTCCTTTTCCATCCATTTGCTCTTCTCTGCTCTGGCCATTTCTTTTTCACGCTCTCCGCCGTGCCCTTTGTTCTCTCTTGCACTCTCTCGTCCCTCAGGTGGCTCACTGGTGATCTGGCAGAGAGGCGTGAGGGATAAGTCTTCATCTTCTGCTACACTGGAGATGGGTTTGCGGACACGAACGTGCGCTGACTTGGTCCTTAAACGCATCTTGAGCTCATCTTCCCTTAACTGAGAGATAATGGAAGGAGCATACGAgtgaaaaggagggaaaaaagacataCATCAACTgtgagagggagacaaagagaaagaacgCAGatgtgttcaaacacacacacacacacacacattgtaccTTGCGTCTCTCTTCAGCAAGTCTTATCTTCTCCTCAATCTCTTCTCTGCTAGGGAGACTTTGCTCTTTTTTGGCCCTCAGAGACTCCAGTCTTGCAGGAGGCCTTCGCCTGACCACATCTCTGTCatccagctgacacacacacacacacacacacacacacacacacagcagagggagacagagaacgCACAATCTTCAGATCACAGGTGAATGCACTGACTGACCCTGACCTATATGTGAGAGGAAACAGAACGTAAATCAATGTCCTTCTACGTGCTGTATTGcactttatttattataaattattactattattactttATAAATGTTATGATTTTCCTTAATTTCTTCTGGGGCATCAGTTAGTGTTTCACACAGGGGTCGGGCTTTAACAGCAGGATAGATAATCGGTGAGTCAGTCTTTTCCCACATTGACCAGTGTGCATGAAGGACCCACCATGATGCTGTAGGCTTCTCCAGCCCCGCTGCTCCCCCCTCGGGTCTGTCCCACTGGGATGATGCCCTGGTTCAGGAGCTCCTCCAGTATCTCACTGGACTTTTGACGCTCCTGCACTGTGCTGTCCTGCTGCAGCAATCCTGAGCCGGACACAGTGAAACAGAAGCACTTGAGATGTGTGCACTGGATTTTCTCTTCAGAGTGACAAAGTTTTTGAACACACCCACCATTGTGCGTAAATCTGTCGGCCACACTTTCTCCGGCACACTCCGATGTCAGAGGAGGGAGTTTTCTGGGCACTGCTCCAGGTAACACAGGGATCTCTTTGTTCTCCATCCCCACCCCACTGTCTGTGGTGCCCTTTGACACGGCAGAGTCTCCACGACTACCCAGTTTACTCCCTGTCTCATCCTaacaggacacagacacaatgtgAATTCAGAAGATGTAAGTCAAAAGACCGAATGTCCTGACCTCTTTCTGTCTGGTATGACAGACATGATTGTTGTGTTGATGGCATCTGTGCATCATGGCCATTGCCATGAACACAGTAGAACAATAAATACAGCACGAAACATCTACAaatcacacatatacacacacacataatatacAGTGTATTCTCTGACCAGTGAAAAACTGTTGATTTTGTAATATCACCATTAATTAGAAGGGAAAGTACACtatgtacatttactcaagGACTTTTCATCAGTATCTCCATTTCCTGTTTACATCATTTTTCGCATTGGTTCCCACATAGTGGTAGTGGAGGAGATTTCCCGGCTGTTAGTTGAACTGTGAACATTGCTTGCTGTTATGTTGTATGCACCTTAGCCATAAGAAAACCGGGGTGCAATATCACTTCTCACTCATTATATTAAACTTATAACTGTGGTAAATTTGCagtttttcaaataaaacaccatgaTCAACATGaacatctttttatttagaaatgatCTCATATTTTCACACAGTTAATTAAACTAACATCATataaagtcaaatcaaatcagctcAGCCTCGAACATCTACCACATTTCAATGGATAACTACCCAGTAACATTACAATATAACATTCAGAAATGAATCTGCATAATGACCATGtttaattttgactttttgttttactgataATGCAGCTGCACTTTTaccaaatcagtttttttttccagatgtccACCCCACTATTTGAATGTTACACACTGGaactatatatatttcaatactTTTAAGGGTTTGGAGGCGACGTAAGGGGATTaaataagtaagtaaataaataaacaaacttgttttgttggcattttttacattttctactTTTAAGAACCTGAATATTTCTTCCAAAGCTTCTTAGATGTAATATTGTCACATGCCGTATTTGAACTATAACCAAAATTACGACGCATTCAATTGagtaaaatagaaagaaaaaaaacctttcgACACTACTTGTTAATATTTGGACAACTCTATCACAGCCCTTCGTGGCACCGATTTGACGTGACCTGGACGTCGGTGGCGATATCGAACACGTCTCGCAGTGCGCTGACTCAAAGTGGCGCGTGGCGCGACGCGGATCTTACCTCGTCTCCATCCAGCTGCTCTCGTGTCAGCGGTTGTACCGCGGTGTTCGTGGAGCCGCCGCATCCCATTGCGGTGGAAGTCAGTGGGAGGCCCAGGTGTCTGCTTCGATCACACCTCGCCGTGTTTACTTCTCTCATGCGATGCCCGTGTAACCTGGcattccttcacacacacacacacacggacacacggtCTAGATGAGCCCGGTGCGTTGCTAGGGGGCCGTTGCTACAACAAATGTGACCCGGCTAAAGAGGCGACACCCTGGAACAACAACCTACAAAGCACCGTCTCTCACTGGTGATGGTCCGTTTGGTCTGTGACAGACACAGGGGGTCTACCACCAGCGCAAGAGGTCAAGAGTCCAAGACCCTCAACCTCTCAGAATCCTCCCAAATACCAGCATATAGTATACAATTTTTCATTGTCTTGCTTTATTTTCTGCAGATTCTAATTCATTTCCCAGCTTGAAAGACTAATTGCTGATTAAAAGCATCTCATACGGCCATGTAGAGGAATTAACTATAGTGGTGGTTTTAGTTATTTCCTGAAagcattcatatatttttttttaaatacaatttcctTTACCCCAATATAAAGTATGCAAAGACCTGTAAAGTCGTTTGATTTCGAGTAAACATCTACATGGGTGGTACAAGTGATACATTTAAGTCTGAATGACAATCGCAGCAGTTGCTATTTCCGAGGTCTGTTATTCAGCGCTTTGCGTTTTTGAGGTAACACAAGACAGTGATCAGCTCAAGAAAGAGACCACGGCATCGGTTCCCCAATGCCAGGAACTAGGACTAAACAGCCCCAAAACTCATGCTCATGACAACCTGCGcctgttttatattatttatatcttTGAACAAGTGTCGGTAATGATTGCTTTTCgattttactctttttttttcaaattcacaaatattTTGGCAGTGTGGTCAGAGTTACAAAGCTAAATTCAGCTATCTTGATAAACATAAATTCTTTAAGTTCATTTAATCCCCAGTGGAAACAATTGCTCCTACTTGACATGCCAATATACATATGAGacatattattacattttgcaGTTCATCAAATTTTAGTCAgctcatgacaaaaaaaacaaacatgtgtaAACCTGAACTTGTGATCGGTACCAACAGTTTTGAAATCCATGGTGATAGAATTGTAAACCGTGCACATGGATTAGAggatcaaattaattatttcttcAGAGAACAAGCAATGGAGCATTTTGACAGTGACTGCATCAACCAGGTAAATCCAATTTAACTGCATTTAATACTATGATGTATTTTGCATGTGGCATTTCACTAGGGAGCTCCCCAAGGGTCAGCTGAGGATAAAAAGAGTCATGTGTACATGCCTGTACTCTGTAACTTTTGCCCTCAAGGCCCACAGATTTTGTGTATAAACTCTTGGAGTACTGGCTAATAAAGCtgatctgattctgattctgacaaTACAACTATCCTTGAATCTAGATAAATAACCCATTAAGGAAAATACCACAGGGGTGCAGTAGAGTGCTTATTCACTCCACCAGGCTCTATTGTAAGTAGACTAGAGGGCT from Scophthalmus maximus strain ysfricsl-2021 chromosome 22, ASM2237912v1, whole genome shotgun sequence includes the following:
- the stmnd1 gene encoding stathmin domain-containing protein 1, whose protein sequence is MREVNTARCDRSRHLGLPLTSTAMGCGGSTNTAVQPLTREQLDGDEDETGSKLGSRGDSAVSKGTTDSGVGMENKEIPVLPGAVPRKLPPLTSECAGESVADRFTHNGLLQQDSTVQERQKSSEILEELLNQGIIPVGQTRGGSSGAGEAYSIMLDDRDVVRRRPPARLESLRAKKEQSLPSREEIEEKIRLAEERRKLREDELKMRLRTKSAHVRVRKPISSVAEDEDLSLTPLCQITSEPPEGRESARENKGHGGEREKEMARAEKSKWMEKERTSGENGEDGDDDEEGDEVELSKGDEVQSGPLLTASGELESDPSFQHAEDKEEKFRIITETSH